A single region of the Podospora pseudopauciseta strain CBS 411.78 chromosome 1, whole genome shotgun sequence genome encodes:
- the YEA4 gene encoding golgi uridine diphosphate-N-acetylglucosamine transporter (EggNog:ENOG503NUDG; COG:P), translating to MAARRRPAPHKLQQTPSNNKDRGDKGFSLSAPSPRVINAAPSLEKAEMYGIDDNRPVFSRAMALAGRMFIETIPQWLAVGAMLSLIFGGCCSNVFALESIIKVEPDSGFLLTFVQFIFVAITSLPSQLDSRRPPFYLKSNRVPIRRWLVNIVLFFAINVLNNHAFSYDISVPVHIILRSGGSITTMLAGSLYGKRYSRIQVTAVLLLTVGVITAAWSDSQTKGTTSSGSAGATSFVTGLTILFVAQVLSAIMGLYTEETYRMYGPQWKENMFYSHLLSIPLFLPFLPSLIRQFMKLANSPPLSLPIPPPEDYPNFSPSLQRLVEKIHIPSQLFYLTLNVLTQYACIRGVNLLAAASSALTVTIVLNIRKLISLLLSIWLFGNRLAFGTLIGACIVFFAGGLYSLDGKRKPPSRRGTAPTKS from the exons ATGGCCGCCCGTCGTCGCCCGGCGCCGCATAAACTGCAGCAAACGCCTTCGAACAACAAAGATCGCGGCGACAAGGGCTTCAGTTTGTCGGCACCGTCGCCCCGCGTTATCAACGCCGCTCCGTCCCTCGAGAAGGCCGAGATGTATGGCATCGATGACAACCGTCCGGTCTTCAGTCGCGCCATGGCGCTCGCAGGGCGCATGTTTATCGAGACCATCCCGCAATGGCTGGCCGTTGGAGCTATGCTGTCGCTGATTTttggcggctgctgctccaaTGTCTTTGCGCTCGAGTCAATCATCAAGGTGGAACCTGACAGCG GTTTCTTGTTGACTTTTGTGCAATTCATCTTTGTCGCCATTACCagtctcccctcccaactcGACAGCAGACGCCCGCCGTTCTACCTCAAATCCAACAGAGTCCCAATTCGCCGCTGGCTCGTCAACATTGTACTGTTCTTCGCCATCAATGTTCTCAACAACCACGCCTTTAGCTATGACATTTCTGTACCGGTGCACATCATCTTGCGCTCAGGAggcagcatcaccaccatgcTGGCTGGGAGCTTGTACGGCAAGAGATATTCTCGGATCCAGGTGACAGCTGTGCTCTTGCTTACTGTGGGAGTGATCACTGCCGCCTGGTCTGATTCGCAGACCAAG GGAACTACGAGTAGTGGATCTGCCGGGGCTACGAGCTTTGTAACTGGCCTCACAATCCTGTTCGTCGCGCAGGTCCTCTCTGCTATCATGGGCCTCTACACCGAAGAGACGTACCGCATGTACGGCCCGCAGTGGAAGGAGAACATGTTCTACTCGCATCTTCTCTCGATCCCCTTGTTCCTGCCATTCTTGCCGTCTTTGATTAGACAGTTCATGAAGCTTGCCAACAGCCCTCCGCTGTCGCTTCCAATCCCCCCGCCGGAGGACTATCCTAACTTTTCACCCAGCCTGCAACGGCTTGTCGAGAAGATACACATACCCAGCCAGCTGTTCTACCTCACGCTCAACGTCTTGACGCAGTATGCCTGCATTCGGGGCGTCAACCTCTTGGCTGCAGCTAGCTCGGCTCTGACAGTGACAATTGTTCTCAACATTCGCAAGTTGATCAGTCTGTTGTTGAGTATATGGCTCTTTGGAAACCGGCTGGCGTTTGGAACGCTGATAGGAGCCTGTATTGTATTTTTCGCAGGAGGACTGTACTCTTTGGACGGAAAGCGGAAGCCGCCTAGCAGGAGGGGCACCGCGCCGACCAAATCCTGA
- a CDS encoding hypothetical protein (BUSCO:EOG09265822; COG:U; EggNog:ENOG503P3VM) — translation MTVFALIIINKAGGLIYNRTFHEGGLNKISTNDYLVLAGTFHGVHAITARLSPIPTPGANRNSASSAGTMTRPEPPSGLEVLESENFRLQCFTTLTGIKFLLFTDTTQTNVDLTMRRVYEMYTDYVMKNPFYQLEMPVRCDMFDRKLLSYIREINNR, via the exons AT GACCGTCTTCgcactcatcatcatcaacaaggcCGGCGGTCTCATTTACAACCGAACCTTCCACGAAGGGGGCCTAAACAAAATCAGCACCAACGACTATCTCGTCCTCGCTGGTACTTTCCATGG CGTCCACGCCATTACAGCCCGCCTCagccccatccccaccccagGAGCAAACCGCAACTCGGCCTCATCAGCTGGCACCATGACCCGGCCGGAACCACCATCTGGATTGGAAGTCCTAGAGTCAGAAAACTTTCGGCTGCAATGCTTCACTACTCTGACAGGCATCAagttcctcctcttcaccgaCACAACACAAACAAACGTCGACTTGACCATGCGGCGGGTCTACGAGATGTACACAGACTATGTCATGAAGAACCCATTCTACCAGTTGGAAATGCCGGTGCGCTGCGACATGTTTGACAGGAAGTTGTTGTCGTATATTAGGGAGATCAACAACAGGTAG
- a CDS encoding hypothetical protein (COG:S; EggNog:ENOG503P4FD) gives MSSDNEMAMVPTETALDGQRSPIKMRKRGVTATQKQALMENLQLEITERARKLRTNYSIHAQSLRTRIEIRVNRIPMSLRKMKMGDLLDKYSNQQRPPVAGYLKGPPVPEKDSNPSKVYPPRAGGVTYPSAAAGAPPKRRSHEMTGGDKENENDALANPKKRPRAEQLPPPSSSQAQPPPPRSQNNSNVLSPTSSNTRMAGRCNPTTTPGNTIRSGIARPTGNVSPTKGTTSTSHSLHNTISRPPPSVSRPGTSASVRKMNFSSSTSTTASSSAVKRKRALTAAAPTPQAVRTTGANRTGQQQRRISGTSESSEASTGTVIKKRPATAPGERPPITKAMAGGSGHAKSKSGVSGVGVGKKAATVGASAGKKVVAAAAAGGKVGTTGSAAGRVLRKRAQV, from the exons ATGTCGAGCGACAACGAAATGGCCATGGTGCCGACAGAAACGGCCCTAGACGGTCAAAGGAGTCCGATCAAGATGAGGAAAAGAGGTGTCACAGCCACGCAGAAGCAGGCTCTCATGGAGAACCTTCAACTCGAGA TTACCGAACGAGCCCGCAAACTCCGAACAAACTACAGCATCCACGCGCAAAGTCTTCGGACACGAATTGAAATACGCGTCAACCGCATCCCAATGTCCCTCCGAAAAATGAAGATGGGCGACTTGCTTGACAAGTACTCCAACCAACAACGACCCCCCGTAGCCGGCTACCTCAAAGGACCCCCCGTACCAGAAAAGGACTCCAACCCTTCCAAGGTCTACCCTCCCCGAGCAGGAGGCGTGACCTACCCAtccgcagcagcaggtgcCCCGCCCAAGCGCCGCAGCCACGAGATGACCGGCGGCGACAAGGAAAACGAAAACGACGCGCTCGCTAACCCGAAGAAGCGTCCCAGAGCCGAGCAATTGCCGCCGCCATCGTCATCCCAGGcgcagcctcctccaccacgaagccaaaacaacagcaacgtcctctcccccacctcctcaaacacccGGATGGCCGGTAGATGCAACCCCACGACTACACCAGGCAACACCATCCGCTCGGGAATCGCCCGCCCAACGGGAAATGTCTCCCCGACCAAAGGCACCACGTCAACCTCCCACTCTTTACACAATACCATCTCCCGTCCCCCACCGTCCGTCTCCCGCCCTGGAACATCGGCTTCGGTCAGAAAAATGAACTTttcatcatccacctccaccacagcctcttcctccgcaGTGAAGAGAAAACGCGCCTTGACAGCTGCTGCGCCTACCCCGCAAGCGGTAAGAACAACCGGTGCCAACCGGACtgggcaacaacaacgaagGATTAGTGGCACTTCGGAGTCTAGCGAGGCGAGCACGGGAACGGTGATTAAGAAGCGGCCGGCGACGGCGCCGGGGGAGAGGCCCCCGATCACGAAGGCGATGGCTGGGGGAAGTGGGCACGCAAAGAGCAAGAGTGGTGTTTCTGGGGTGGGAgtggggaagaaggcggcgacTGTTGGGGCGAGCGCGGGGAAGAAGGTCGTTGCcgctgcggcggcgggaggGAAGGTTGGGACGACGGGGAGTGCAGCGGGAcgggtgttgaggaagagggcgcaGGTGTAG
- the TMA22 gene encoding Translation machinery-associated protein 22 (BUSCO:EOG092652NQ; COG:J; EggNog:ENOG503P1VJ) codes for MAETSAASRHVTYCGVCTLPPEYCEYGGTTAKCQKWLEKSHPDLYSKIWSPEALSAATASLSLEAQERAAKDAKKKAAKAEAAEQKQAERLSNSVVTIKRIERNKRKYVTSVSGLEAFGLDLKKVSKDFGKKFATGSSVTKTPSGGEEIVVQGDVSDEIEEFILEKYKDVPEDNIELVEDKKKKGAAAG; via the exons ATGGCCGAGACCTCTGCTGCCAGCCGGCATGTGACCTACTGTGGTG TGTGCACACTACCACCCGAG TACTGCGAATACGGCGGAACAACCGCCAAATGTCAGAAATGGCTCGAAAAGTCCCACCCGGACCTCTACTCCAAGATCTGGTCCCCCGAAGCCCTCTCCGCAGcaaccgcctccctctcccttgaAGCCCAGGAACGCGCCGCCAAAGACGCCAAAAAGAAGGCCGCGAAAGCCGAGGCCGCCGAGCAGAAGCAGGCCGAAAGGCTCTCCAACAGCGTCGTCACCATCAAGCGGATCGAGCGCAACAAGCGCAAGTATGTCACCTCTGTCTCTGGGCTGGAGGCTTTTGGGTTGGACTTGAAAAAG gtGTCCAAGGACTTTGGTAAGAAATTCGCGACCGGCTCGTCCGtcaccaaaaccccctcgGGCGGTGAGGAAATCGTAGTCCAGGGTGATGTCAGTGATGAAATTGAGGAGTTCATCCTCGAAAAGTACAAGGATGTGCCCGAGGATAACATTGAGCTGGTagaagacaagaagaagaagggggctgctgctggttaA
- the RPN10 gene encoding proteasome regulatory particle base subunit rpn10 (COG:O; EggNog:ENOG503NUWE; BUSCO:EOG09264XF3): MVLEAVMIVVDNSESSRNGDYTPTRFEAQCDAINILFQNVIQGNPESSVGLMSMGGKGPEVLATLTVDQGKILEGLHRTKKNIRGSAHLATGIQVAHLALKHRQNKSQRARIVVFVCSPIEDIESDLVKLAKKMKKANTSVDFVLFGDIDEENQKKLTAFNEIVKGSGQGSHLEVIPPSSKLLSDQLLATPILLGENASQGGAGAGGSAAEEFEFGVDPSADPELALALRMSMEEEKARQERAARAEAEAAGQNTLETVKEENESTPLLGKDGEPSGNKKDDDKMDTS, translated from the exons ATGGTGCTCGAGGCGGTCATGATCGTGGTGGACAACAGCGAGAGCAGCAGGAACGGCGACTACACACCAACCCGGTTCGAGGCGCAATGCGATGCCATTAACATCCTCTTCCAGAACGTCATCCAGGGCAACCCCGAGTCGTCGGTCGGTCTTATGAGCATGGGCGGCAAGGGCCCTGAGGTTCTGGCGACTCTTACGGTAGATCAAGGCAAGATCCTCGAAGGCTTGCATCGGACGAAAAAGAACATCCGTGGATCCGCTCATCTTGCGACTGGTATTCAAGTAGCACAT CTCGCCCTCAAGCACCGACAAAACAAATCCCAGCGGGCGCGCATCGTCGTGTTTGTCTGCTCCCCCATCGAAGACATCGAGAGCGACCTGGTCAAGCTcgccaagaagatgaagaaggccaaCACGAGTGTCGACTTTGTGCTGTTTGGCGATATAGATGAGGAGAATCAGAAGAAGCTCACGGCGTTCAACGAAATAGTCAAGGGCAGTGGCCAGGGCTCGCATCTGGAGGTTATTCCCCCCAGTTCCAAGCTGCTCAGCGATCAGCTTCTCGCTACACCCATTTTGCTTGGAGAGAATGCCAGTCAAGGCGGTGCCGGCGCTGGTGGCAGTGCTGCCGAGGAATTCGAGTTCGGCGTCGACCCGTCCGCTGACCCAGAGTTGGCGCTGGCTCTGCGTATGAGTatggaagaggaaaaggccCGGCAGGAGAGGGCAGCTCGTGCCGAGGCGGAGGCTGCTGGTCAGAACACGTTGGAGACTGTCAAGGAAGAGAACGAGTCAACACCTCTGCTGGGCAAAGACGGAGAGCCTAGTGGCAACAAGAAGGATGATGATAAGATGGACACCTCTTAG
- a CDS encoding hypothetical protein (COG:S; EggNog:ENOG503NVRD): protein MSDQVLLPQVAYRPPSPQGRRRPARTLNPIMEEPEHSRDSFASRRRRNGPSVEKIEQWLSPMSDHFPTPRGMHFLAAPILPATPSVLSQATNESEPELDNDDVSSEASSSNPSFQWNHNSNNRESIMTDVTEFDDLYDVSDDEIRRKQRLQANGIGRQRSSTRSSRSSRNLKRSSRASLEFRRSLTPLVIPEEAQQAAKKVLSPIPPTPPSAVAMSPAIMSLMELRQRQDTPRVSAPPSLDGSINSEEMAAMSAPPTPVVGSEYGADEEWSGVRLQPGALETLQALAGDESAFAEQPTQVIEVPQEMAQTRRQPPRIMTNLNRAPSAARLSLADLSKLEIPSPGGFFSELSSASRQTWHAEKNTEETDEGQPPTSTTAENFYKIPWSRDRVPPPPPRPLHLDNLPSAIIERVVEFPETQGQEDLPTAIRIEPTPVPLTAIRIPPTPRQSEATASETAVGEPSSPIVVTEIIAELDRDYVAKQEENVVSHAGRTQMWLMAQRAYLQGVAGFSDEAEEQESEASEHESEAEDKVEEPKVEATEEVPLKKSKSVRFSALPLDNFPQPPKKLPPKLLRQESAYYRAFTDFTVRSCHTDAFVHRQPRFEALQAQRISLRDAHRNQLLGKYQLSVVPQSAKKRMSTNVVRGDDNLIDDPEKLRADKEADALSQMHMSAWHVAATKQLNGGRLVSAPVGKRLARQSTFAPGTGSNGLPRDRARILDLGGQGACDWAWHAALQFPNCKIYTVTTKAIRQLSNSNIRGPPNHRQVAVERLTKLPFADNQFDLISARELHAVLKMSGENGVDEWDACLAECMRVLKPGGYIEFNLLDADIINAGELGNAKAVEFGFALQTLGYDARPTKNFISRLDKAGFEDVRRAWVAMPVGPKKLPKPVVSVGRDEAGGEEREVLRMEAVVSGSSDNIAAVTGLVAGWSWEKWLLRAEMERAAGELRLADTVTPGKAMKEAGKMIADVSAVVEEGRAKGSLFRCLKGYARKPVPRPKVEFADELNELDRSGSIRICLDTESLY from the coding sequence ATGTCCGACCAAGTTTTGCTGCCCCAGGTTGCGTACCGGCCACCCTCCCCGCAGGGTCGGCGGAGGCCGGCGCGGACACTTAATCCTATAATGGAGGAGCCAGAGCACTCGAGAGACTCGTTCgcctcgaggaggagaaggaacgGGCCTTCGGTTGAGAAGATTGAACAGTGGCTTTCCCCCATGAGCGACCACTTCCCCACACCAAGAGGAATGCACTTTCTGGCCGCCCCGATCCTGCCAGCTACACCATCAGTCCTCTCCCAGGCAACTAACGAGAGCGAGCCCGAGCTCGATAATGACGACGTCAGCTCCGAagcttcatcatcaaacccATCCTTCCAGTGgaaccacaacagcaacaaccgaGAGAGTATCATGACCGATGTCACCGAGTTTGATGATCTGTACGATGTGTCCGATGACGAGATCCGACGAAAGCAGCGTCTTCAGGCAAACGGTATCGGCCGGCAACGGAGCTCCACCCGGAGCTCAAGGAGTTCAAGGAACCTCAAGAGATCATCCAGGGCCTCCCTTGAGTTTCGCCGGTCATTGACCCCTCTTGTGATCCCAGAGGAAGCCCAGCAAGCCGCGAAGAAGGTTTTGTCGCCCatcccaccaacaccgccatccGCTGTTGCCATGTCACCAGCTATCATGTCACTTATGGAACTGAGGCAAAGACAAGATACTCCCCGCGTCTCAGCCCCACCATCTCTCGACGGCAGCATCAACTCGGAGGAAATGGCCGCCATGTCAGCACCACCCACTCCCGTGGTTGGTTCTGAGTATGGTGCCGATGAGGAGTGGTCTGGAGTTCGTCTCCAGCCTGGTGCTCTCGAGACTCTCCAGGCCCTCGCTGGTGACGAATCAGCGTTTGCTGAGCAACCCACTCAGGTTATTGAGGTGCCACAAGAGATGGCTCAAACCCGCAGACAGCCTCCCCGCATCATGACCAACTTGAACCGGGCCCCATCAGCAGCCCGCCTGTCTCTTGCTGATCTCAGCAAGCTCGAGATTCCATCCCCAGGTGGCTTCTTTTCCGAGCTCTCGTCTGCCAGCCGGCAAACATGGCACGCTGAGAAGAACACCGAGGAAACCGATGAGGGCCAACCCCCTACTTCTACAACCGCTGAGAATTTTTACAAGATCCCATGGAGCCGCGACAGAgttcctcccccaccacccaggCCACTGCACCTCGACAACCTGCCATCAGCCATCATCGAGCGTGTTGTTGAGTTCCCCGAGACCCAGGGCCAGGAGGACCTCCCGACAGCCATTCGCATTGAGCCTACCCCAGTTCCTCTTACTGCTATTAGAATTCCACCCACTCCTAGACAGTCTGAGGCCACTGCTTCCGAGACCGCTGTTGGCGAGCCCAGCTCACCAATCGTTGTTACTGAGATCATTGCCGAGCTTGACCGTGACTATGTCGCCAAGCAAGAGGAGAATGTTGTCTCCCACGCTGGCCGCACCCAGATGTGGCTCATGGCTCAGCGCGCCTACCTTCAAGGTGTTGCCGGCTTCTCTGATGAGGCCGAGGAGCAAGAATCTGAGGCTTCTGAGCACGAGtccgaggccgaggacaAGGTCGAGGAGCCCAAGGTTGAGGCTACCGAAGAGGTGCCCCTGAAGAAGTCCAAGTCCGTCCGCTTCTCCGCCCTTCCCCTGGACAActtccctcaaccccccaagaaGCTCCCACCCAAGCTCCTCCGTCAGGAGTCGGCTTACTACCGCGCCTTCACCGACTTCACCGTCCGCTCCTGCCACACCGACGCCTTTGTCCACCGTCAGCCCCGCTTCGAGGCTCTTCAGGCCCAGCGCATTTCCCTCAGAGATGCCCACCGCAACCAGCTCCTCGGAAAGTACCAGCTCTCCGTCGTCCCTCAGTCCGCCAAGAAGCGCATGAGCACCAACGTTGTCCGCGGCGATGACAACCTCATTGACGACCCTGAGAAGCTCCGCGCCGACAAGGAAGCTGACGCCCTCAGCCAGATGCACATGTCCGCTTGGCACGTCGCCGCTACCAAGCAGCTCAACGGCGGCAGGCTTGTTTCTGCTCCCGTCGGCAAGCGCCTCGCTCGTCAGTCCACCTTTGCCCCTGGCACAGGCAGCAATGGCCTCCCCCGTGACCGGGCTAGAATCCTTGATCTCGGCGGCCAGGGCGCCTGCGACTGGGCCTGGCATGCTGCCCTCCAGTTCCCCAACTGCAAGATTTATACTGTCACTACCAAGGCCATCCGTCAACTGTCCAACTCCAACATCCGTGGCCCTCCCAACCATAGGCAGGTcgcggtggagaggttgaccAAGCTTCCCTTTGCGGACAACCAGTTCGATCTCATCTCCGCTCGTGAGCTCCATGCTGTGCTGAAGATGTCGGGCGAGAACGGGGTGGACGAGTGGGACGCCTGCCTGGCCGAGTGCATGCGTGTCCTCAAGCCAGGAGGCTACATCGAGTTCAACCTCTTGGATGccgacatcatcaacgcGGGAGAGTTGGGCAACGCCAAGGCGGTCGAGTTTGGGTTCGCGCTGCAGACTCTGGGATATGACGCCCGCCCGACAAAGAACTTCATCTCGAGGCTTGACAAGGCCGGTTTCGAGGATGTGAGGAGGGCGTGGGTTGCTATGCCGGTGGGACCCAAGAAGCTGCCCAAGCCGGTGGTGAGTGTCGGTCGGGATGAGGCgggcggggaggagagggaggttcTTCGgatggaggcggtggtgagtgGGTCGAGCGATAATATTGCTGCTGTTACCGGGTTGGTTGCGGGGTGGAGTTGGGAGAAGTGGCTGTTGAGggcggagatggagagggcggcgggggagTTGAGGTTGGCGGATACGGTTACGCCTGGGAAGGCGATGAAGGAGGCGGGGAAGATGATTGCTGATGTTAgcgctgttgttgaggaggggagggcgaaGGGGAGTTTGTTTAGGTGTTTGAAGGGGTATGCGAGGAAGCCGGTTCCTAGGCCCAAGGTGGAATTTGCGGATGAGTTGAATGAGTTGGATCGGAGTGGGAGCATCAGAATTTGCTTGGATACCGAGAGCCTGTATTGA